The uncultured Pseudodesulfovibrio sp. genome includes a region encoding these proteins:
- a CDS encoding DUF1566 domain-containing protein yields the protein MTNTKKQSRFTVQGEVVEDNLTGLVWPLLAQPAETGLSWPEAFQFIEDMNREKRFGFADWRLPNRRELCSLVDHGQREPALPPDHPFEHVWSGKCWTSTTSARDHAYAWWVQFSGGRMFFGNKADDAVIWPVHGTSGTLWATGQTGCYGVDGSPVDCAGSGQDGALRMGRSWPEPRFQQNGDEVEDRMTGLIWRRGTDLAEGMVDRETAGQAVEKLARETGLAWRLPDIMELESLTDCSRADPALPEGHPFTDVREAYWSATDSGYDPTWSFCYYLHKGAVGVGFKASVEFHVWAVRSA from the coding sequence ATGACGAACACCAAGAAACAATCACGGTTTACGGTTCAGGGAGAAGTCGTCGAGGACAACCTGACCGGGCTGGTCTGGCCGTTGCTGGCCCAGCCCGCGGAAACCGGTCTTTCCTGGCCCGAGGCCTTTCAATTCATAGAGGATATGAACCGCGAGAAGCGTTTCGGCTTCGCGGACTGGCGGCTACCCAACCGGCGGGAGCTCTGTTCCCTGGTCGATCACGGCCAGCGTGAACCGGCCCTCCCGCCCGACCATCCGTTCGAACATGTCTGGTCCGGCAAGTGCTGGACCTCAACCACCTCGGCCCGCGACCACGCCTACGCCTGGTGGGTGCAGTTCAGCGGCGGGCGCATGTTCTTCGGCAACAAGGCGGACGACGCGGTGATCTGGCCCGTGCACGGAACATCCGGGACCCTGTGGGCCACCGGGCAGACCGGCTGTTATGGCGTGGACGGCTCTCCCGTGGACTGCGCCGGAAGCGGGCAGGACGGTGCTTTGCGCATGGGGCGTTCCTGGCCTGAACCAAGATTTCAGCAGAACGGTGACGAGGTTGAAGACCGCATGACCGGGTTGATCTGGCGGCGGGGCACCGATCTGGCCGAAGGCATGGTCGACCGGGAGACCGCGGGGCAGGCCGTGGAGAAGCTGGCTCGCGAAACCGGGCTTGCCTGGCGGTTGCCCGACATCATGGAGCTGGAATCGCTGACCGATTGTTCGCGGGCAGACCCGGCCCTGCCGGAAGGCCATCCCTTCACGGATGTGCGTGAAGCCTACTGGTCGGCCACGGACAGCGGCTACGATCCGACCTGGTCGTTTTGCTATTATCTACACAAAGGTGCGGTGGGCGTGGGGTTCAAGGCGAGCGTCGAGTTCCACGTCTGGGCCGTGCGCTCGGCTTAG